From a region of the Rhinolophus sinicus isolate RSC01 linkage group LG04, ASM3656204v1, whole genome shotgun sequence genome:
- the B3GALT9 gene encoding beta-1,3-galactosyltransferase 9, which produces MQVTFCRLRTHQWCFILFNVILFHALLFGADFVEEYFLHALPYVNMKVLEIRDKARKLNMEPLRSNLSKYYILSQSEVCKGKTIFLLSLIFSSPGNETRRNLIRKTWGNVTSIRGHPILTLFALGMPILVTTQQEIDQESHKNNDIIEGIFLDSAENQTLKIITMTQWAVTFCPNALFILKVDEEMFVNLPSLVDYLLNLKEHLEDIYVGRVIHQDTPNRDPNSQEFVPLSEYPEKYYPDYCSGGAFIMSQDVARMMYVVFKEVPMIVPADVFVGICAKSTGLIPIHSSRFSGKRHIRYNRCCYKFIFTSSETTDAEMPLAWKEINDGKECTLFETYSGLISCKLLTYLDSFKRFHIGTVKNNALYFGD; this is translated from the exons ATGCAG gTGACATTCTGCAGACTTCGGACTCACCAGTGGTGTTTCATTCTGTTTAATGTTATCCTATTTCATGCCTTGCTTTTTGGGGCTGATTTTGTGGAAGAATACTTTCTGCATGCTTTGCCTTATGTAAATATGAAAGTTCTGGAAATTAGAGATAAGGCAAGAAAATTGAACATGGAGCCCCTAAGAAGTAATCTTTCCAAATATTATATCTTGAGCCAGTCAGAAGTGTGTAAAGGGAAGACTATATTTCTGCTCTCTCTCATCTTCAGTAGCCCAGGGAATGAAACAAGACGGAACCTCATCAGGAAAACCTGGGGTAATGTGACCAGCATCCGAGGGCACCCCATTCTCACACTGTTTGCTTTGGGGATGCCTATTTTGGTAACTACCCAGCAAGAGATAGACCAAGAGTCCCATAAGAATAATGATATAATTGAAGGAATCTTCTTGGACAGTGCTGAGAACCAAACCTTGAAGATCATCACGATGACACAGTGGGCTGTGACTTTCTGTCCTAATGCCCTCTTCATTCTCAAGGTGGATGAAGAGATGTTTGTCAATCTACCAAGCTTGGTAGACTATCTTCTCAATCTGAAAGAACACCTTGAAGATATCTATGTAGGAAGAGTTATCCATCAGGACACACCCAACAGAGACCCTAATAGCCAAGAATTTGTCCCTCTTAGCGAGTACCCAGAAAAGTACTACCCAGATTACTGCAGTGGTGGAGCTTTTATTATGTCCCAGGATGTGGCTCGGATGATGTATGTGGTTTTCAAAGAAGTACCCATGATAGTGCCTGCTGATGTGTTTGTAGGAATTTGTGCCAAGTCTACTGGCCTTATACCCATCCACAGTTCAAGGTTTTCTGGGAAAAGACACATCAGATACAACAGATGCTGCTATAAGTTCATCTTCACATCCTCAGAAACTACAGATGCCGAAATGCCCCTGGCGTGGAAGGAAATTAACGATGGGAAAGAATGTACACTATTTGAGACTTACTCCGGGCTCATTTCCTGCAAACTTCTGACATACCTTGACAGCTTTAAACGTTTTCACATTGGTACTGTAAAAAACAATGCCCTGTATTTTGGTGATTag